The proteins below come from a single Streptomyces sp. M92 genomic window:
- a CDS encoding GOLPH3/VPS74 family protein, which produces MPDGSLSLPARLCLLAWDPTRPGATDTARVHRLVRAGALTELARRGLLTDDEGIAVPVDLDSRTGDAVLDGLLELVRESLPHRWRTWVRRYARVTFDAAREQLVAEGCLRAERRRVLGVFPSVEYVLARGAAARTLSARTRAVLEGAVPAGEVSERDAVVAVLAAAAEPRDAGAAATRAGREARVAELTERGAASVPGLREILLEVRGALRAETADAAATSPGGG; this is translated from the coding sequence GTGCCCGACGGCTCGCTCTCCCTGCCGGCCCGGCTCTGCCTGCTGGCCTGGGACCCCACGAGGCCCGGCGCCACCGACACCGCCCGGGTCCACCGCCTCGTGCGCGCGGGCGCGCTCACCGAGCTGGCACGGCGTGGTCTGCTCACCGACGACGAGGGCATCGCCGTCCCCGTCGACCTCGACTCCCGCACCGGGGACGCCGTCCTGGACGGGTTGCTCGAGCTCGTCCGCGAGTCCCTGCCGCACAGGTGGCGGACCTGGGTGCGGCGGTACGCCCGGGTCACCTTCGACGCCGCCCGGGAGCAACTGGTGGCCGAGGGCTGCCTGCGCGCCGAGCGGAGGCGGGTCCTCGGCGTCTTCCCCTCGGTGGAGTACGTCCTGGCACGCGGCGCGGCGGCGCGGACGCTGAGCGCGCGGACGCGGGCCGTCCTGGAGGGCGCGGTGCCGGCCGGTGAGGTCTCCGAGCGGGACGCGGTCGTGGCCGTGCTGGCGGCGGCCGCGGAGCCGCGAGACGCCGGGGCCGCCGCGACCCGAGCCGGCCGGGAGGCGCGGGTCGCGGAGCTGACCGAACGCGGCGCGGCGTCGGTGCCCGGCCTGCGCGAGATCCTGCTCGAGGTGCGGGGCGCGTTGCGCGCGGAGACGGCGGACGCCGCCGCGACGTCGCCGGGCGGCGGCTGA